The Meleagris gallopavo isolate NT-WF06-2002-E0010 breed Aviagen turkey brand Nicholas breeding stock unplaced genomic scaffold, Turkey_5.1 ChrUn_random_7180001958070, whole genome shotgun sequence genome includes a window with the following:
- the LOC100544060 gene encoding feather keratin 2-like — MSCYDLCRPCGPTPLANSCNEPCVRQCQDSRVVIQPSPVVVTLPGPILSSFPQNTAVGSSASAAVGNILSEEGVPISSGGFGISGLGSRFSGRRCLPY; from the coding sequence ATGTCCTGCTACGATCTGTGCCGTCCCTGTGGCCCGACCCCGCTGGCCaacagctgcaacgagccctgTGTGCGCCAGTGCCAGGACTCCCGCGTGGTGatccagccctctcccgtggtggtcaccctgcccggacccatcctcagctccttcccccagaacACCGCTGTGGGATcttcagcatctgctgctgttgGAAACATCCTGAGTGAGGAGGGAGTTCCCATCTCCTCCGGTGGCTTTGGCATCTCTGGCCTAGGCAGCCGCTTCTCTGGCAGGAGATGCCTGCCCTATTAA
- the LOC104917255 gene encoding feather keratin 3-like, whose protein sequence is MSCYERCPSMSCSPTPLAKSCNGACVRQCQDSRVVIQPSPVVVTLPGPILSSFPQNTTVGSTASAAVGSALSAGGVPISSGSSLGFGSFGYPSLGSEYSRPYRRYNTYRSGFNGPC, encoded by the coding sequence ATGTCGTGCTATGAGAGATGTCCTTCCATGTCCTGCAGTCCGACCCCCCTGGCCAAAAGCTGCAACGGGGCCTGTGTGCGCCAGTGCCAGGACTCCCGCGTGGTGatccagccctctcccgtggtggtcactctgcccggacccatcctcagctccttcccccagaaTACCACCGTGGGATCCACAGCATCTGCAGCTGTTGGGAGTGCTCTCAGTGCAGGAGGAGTCCCTATCTCCTCTGGCAGCTCCTTGGGATTTGGGAGCTTTGGTTATCCCAGTCTGGGAAGCGAGTACAGCCGGCCCTACCGTCGCTACAACACCTACCGCAGTGGCTTCAATGGGCCGTGCTAG
- the LOC104917256 gene encoding feather keratin 1-like, protein MSSNDLCASTPCGPTPLANSCNEPCAQQCQESTYIIQPPPVVVTLPGPILSSFPQNTAVGSSTSAAVGSTLSSEGVPITSGSSLGFGSFGYPSLGSGYSRPYRRYNTYRSGFNGPC, encoded by the coding sequence ATGTCCTCAAACGATCTGTGTGCTTCCACCCCCTGTGGCCCAACCCCACTGGCCaacagctgcaacgagccctgtgcccagcagtgccaggagtCCACCTACATCATCCAACCACCGCCAGTGGTGGTGACCTTGCCtggacccatcctcagctccttcccccagaacACTGCTGTGggatcctccacctccgctgctgtgggcagcaccCTCAGCTCTGAGGGAGTGCCCATCACCTCCGGCAGCTCCTTGGGATTTGGGAGCTTTGGTTATCCCAGTCTGGGAAGTGGGTACAGCCGGCCCTACCGTCGCTACAACACCTACCGCAGTGGCTTCAATGGGCCATGCTAG